One stretch of Arachis hypogaea cultivar Tifrunner chromosome 20, arahy.Tifrunner.gnm2.J5K5, whole genome shotgun sequence DNA includes these proteins:
- the LOC112784332 gene encoding potassium transporter 5-like isoform X1, whose amino-acid sequence MTLQLAFQSIGVVFGDLGTSPLYVLPSTFANGIKDNEDLLGVLSLIYYTLTLLPMIKYIVIVLRANDNGEGGTFALYSLICRYAKVGMIPNQQAEDENVSNYRLELPSSNRTKIASKIKSSLENSTFAKYMLLIATMVGTSMVIGDGVLTPCISVLSAMEGIMQATPAMTREKVVWLSILILILLFSIQRLGSDKVGYIFAPILTLWFICIGTIGVYNIIKYDPTVLKAINPLCIVSYFKRNKKDAWVSLGGIILCVTGAEAFFADIGHFSVRAIRLSTCTIVYPSIILCYSGQASYLRKHMDHGPNAFYASVPDPLYWPMFVIAVMAAIIASQALISGAFSIIQQSLAMGCFPNVKVVHTSAKVSGQVYIPEINYILMLFCIVVTFCFKTSAAIGNAYGIAVVFVMTLTSFFMVIVMLMIWKTNVFLVIGYILVFVTIELVYLSSLLFKFKDGGYLPLAFAVVLMCIMYTWNDVNRRKYYYELENKMSPEMVQDIIGSTNVCNVPGLAIFYSDLVDGIPPIFKHYIENVHALHYVLVFVCIKSLPISKVPVEDRFLFNRIGSKEFNVYRCVVRYGYTDLRSEHESFEIVLVRRLREFVADEILVSQENLQSGESDELIRTNNVIDQAVDAGIVHFIGEREVIAHKESNISKKFLINYGYNFLVKNLRQQTSKVFDVPHQRMVKVGMIYEL is encoded by the exons ATGACACTACAGCTAGCATTTCAAAGTATTGGAGTTGTTTTTGGAGACCTTGGAACATCACCATTGTATGTTCTCCCCAGCACCTTTGCAAATGGCATAAAAGATAATGAAGACCTTTTGGGAGTTCTCTCTTTGATCTATTATACTCTCACTCTCCTTCCTATGATTAAGTACATAGTAATTGTCTTAAGAGCCAACGACAATGGAGAAG gAGGAACATTTGCCTTATACTCATTGATATGTCggtatgcaaaagtgggaatgaTTCCAAACCAACAAGCAGAGGATGAAAATGTTTCCAATTATCGGTTAGAATTGCCAAGTAGCAATCGTACAAAGATAGCTTCCAAGATAAAGTCTTCATTAGAGAACAGTACCTTTGCCAAATACATGTTATTGATTGCTACCATGGTTGGTACTTCCATGGTTATTGGAGATGGCGTCCTAACTCCTTGCATATCAG TTTTATCTGCCATGGAAGGAATTATGCAAGCTACTCCTGCAATGACAAGAg AAAAAGTTGTTTGGCtatcaattttgattttaatcCTCCTGTTTTCGATACAAAGACTTGGATCAGATAAAGTAGGATACATTTTCGCACCAATTCTTACTCTGTGGTTCATTTGTATCGGAACTATTGGTGTTTATAACATCATCAAATATGATCCTACCGTGCTCAAAGCAATAAACCCTTTATGCATAGTTAGCTACTTTAAGAGGAACAAAAAAGATGCTTGGGTTTCTCTTGGTGGAATTATTCTTTGCGTTACAG GAGCTGAGGCATTCTTTGCTGATATTGGTCATTTCTCAGTAAGAGCAATACGGTTAAGTACATGCACTATAGTTTACCCTTCTATCATATTATGTTATAGTGGACAAGCATCTTATCTTCGCAAACACATGGATCATGGTCCAAACGCTTTTTATGCCTCCGTGCCAG ATCCTCTATATTGGCCAATGTTTGTAATTGCTGTTATGGCAGCCATTATAGCTTCTCAAGCCTTGATTTCTGGGGCATTTTCTATAATACAACAGTCTCTTGCGATGGGGTGTTTTCCTAACGTGAAAGTTGTGCACACATCAGCAAAAGTCTCAGGACAAGTTTACATCCCTGAAATTAATTACATTCTCATGCTGTTTTGTATTGTCGTCACTTTTTGCTTTAAAACAAGTGCAGCAATTGGCAATGCTTATG GAATTGCAGTGGTGTTTGTGATGACACTCACATCATTTTTCATGGTTATAGTAATGTTAATGATATGGAAGACAAACGTGTTCTTAGTAATTGGCTATATTCTTGTCTTCGTGACAATTGAACTTGTTTATCTAAGCTCACTACTATTCAAATTTAAAGATGGAGGGTATCTTCCTCTGGCATTTGCTGTAGTACTAATGTGCATAATGTACACTTGGAATGATGTGAATAGAAGAAAGTACTACTATGAATTGGAGAACAAGATGTCCCCAGAAATGGTTCAAGACATTATTGGCAGCACAAATGTTTGCAATGTCCCAGGATTGGCCATATTCTATTCTGATCTTGTTGATGGTATTCCACCTATTTTCAAGCACTACATTGAAAATGTGCATGCATTACATTATGTCCTTGTATTTGTGTGCATCAAGTCATTGCCTATTAGCAAAGTTCCTGTGGAAGATCGGTTCCTCTTCAACCGAATCGGGTCAAAAGAGTTCAACGTGTATCGATGTGTCGTGCGATATGGCTACACCGATCTTCGCAGTGAGCACGAGTCTTTCGAGATTGTGCTGGTCAGAAGGCTTAGGGAGTTTGTTGCTGATGAAATTTTAGTGTCACAAGAGAACCTCCAAAGTGGTGAAAGTGATGAACTAATAAGAACTAATAATGTTATTGACCAAGCAGTGGATGCAGGTATTGTTCACTTTATTGGTGAAAGAGAGGTGATTGCTCACAAAGAATCTAATATAAGCAAGAAGTTCTTGATCAATTATGGATACAATTTCTTGGTAAAAAACTTGAGGCAACAAACAAGCAAAGTATTTGATGTTCCCCATCAGCGTATGGTCAAAGTGGGAATGATTTATGAACTATAG
- the LOC112784332 gene encoding potassium transporter 5-like isoform X2, giving the protein MTLQLAFQSIGVVFGDLGTSPLYVLPSTFANGIKDNEDLLGVLSLIYYTLTLLPMIKYIVIVLRANDNGEGGTFALYSLICRYAKVGMIPNQQAEDENVSNYRLELPSSNRTKIASKIKSSLENSTFAKYMLLIATMVGTSMVIGDGVLTPCISVLSAMEGIMQATPAMTRGAEAFFADIGHFSVRAIRLSTCTIVYPSIILCYSGQASYLRKHMDHGPNAFYASVPDPLYWPMFVIAVMAAIIASQALISGAFSIIQQSLAMGCFPNVKVVHTSAKVSGQVYIPEINYILMLFCIVVTFCFKTSAAIGNAYGIAVVFVMTLTSFFMVIVMLMIWKTNVFLVIGYILVFVTIELVYLSSLLFKFKDGGYLPLAFAVVLMCIMYTWNDVNRRKYYYELENKMSPEMVQDIIGSTNVCNVPGLAIFYSDLVDGIPPIFKHYIENVHALHYVLVFVCIKSLPISKVPVEDRFLFNRIGSKEFNVYRCVVRYGYTDLRSEHESFEIVLVRRLREFVADEILVSQENLQSGESDELIRTNNVIDQAVDAGIVHFIGEREVIAHKESNISKKFLINYGYNFLVKNLRQQTSKVFDVPHQRMVKVGMIYEL; this is encoded by the exons ATGACACTACAGCTAGCATTTCAAAGTATTGGAGTTGTTTTTGGAGACCTTGGAACATCACCATTGTATGTTCTCCCCAGCACCTTTGCAAATGGCATAAAAGATAATGAAGACCTTTTGGGAGTTCTCTCTTTGATCTATTATACTCTCACTCTCCTTCCTATGATTAAGTACATAGTAATTGTCTTAAGAGCCAACGACAATGGAGAAG gAGGAACATTTGCCTTATACTCATTGATATGTCggtatgcaaaagtgggaatgaTTCCAAACCAACAAGCAGAGGATGAAAATGTTTCCAATTATCGGTTAGAATTGCCAAGTAGCAATCGTACAAAGATAGCTTCCAAGATAAAGTCTTCATTAGAGAACAGTACCTTTGCCAAATACATGTTATTGATTGCTACCATGGTTGGTACTTCCATGGTTATTGGAGATGGCGTCCTAACTCCTTGCATATCAG TTTTATCTGCCATGGAAGGAATTATGCAAGCTACTCCTGCAATGACAAGAg GAGCTGAGGCATTCTTTGCTGATATTGGTCATTTCTCAGTAAGAGCAATACGGTTAAGTACATGCACTATAGTTTACCCTTCTATCATATTATGTTATAGTGGACAAGCATCTTATCTTCGCAAACACATGGATCATGGTCCAAACGCTTTTTATGCCTCCGTGCCAG ATCCTCTATATTGGCCAATGTTTGTAATTGCTGTTATGGCAGCCATTATAGCTTCTCAAGCCTTGATTTCTGGGGCATTTTCTATAATACAACAGTCTCTTGCGATGGGGTGTTTTCCTAACGTGAAAGTTGTGCACACATCAGCAAAAGTCTCAGGACAAGTTTACATCCCTGAAATTAATTACATTCTCATGCTGTTTTGTATTGTCGTCACTTTTTGCTTTAAAACAAGTGCAGCAATTGGCAATGCTTATG GAATTGCAGTGGTGTTTGTGATGACACTCACATCATTTTTCATGGTTATAGTAATGTTAATGATATGGAAGACAAACGTGTTCTTAGTAATTGGCTATATTCTTGTCTTCGTGACAATTGAACTTGTTTATCTAAGCTCACTACTATTCAAATTTAAAGATGGAGGGTATCTTCCTCTGGCATTTGCTGTAGTACTAATGTGCATAATGTACACTTGGAATGATGTGAATAGAAGAAAGTACTACTATGAATTGGAGAACAAGATGTCCCCAGAAATGGTTCAAGACATTATTGGCAGCACAAATGTTTGCAATGTCCCAGGATTGGCCATATTCTATTCTGATCTTGTTGATGGTATTCCACCTATTTTCAAGCACTACATTGAAAATGTGCATGCATTACATTATGTCCTTGTATTTGTGTGCATCAAGTCATTGCCTATTAGCAAAGTTCCTGTGGAAGATCGGTTCCTCTTCAACCGAATCGGGTCAAAAGAGTTCAACGTGTATCGATGTGTCGTGCGATATGGCTACACCGATCTTCGCAGTGAGCACGAGTCTTTCGAGATTGTGCTGGTCAGAAGGCTTAGGGAGTTTGTTGCTGATGAAATTTTAGTGTCACAAGAGAACCTCCAAAGTGGTGAAAGTGATGAACTAATAAGAACTAATAATGTTATTGACCAAGCAGTGGATGCAGGTATTGTTCACTTTATTGGTGAAAGAGAGGTGATTGCTCACAAAGAATCTAATATAAGCAAGAAGTTCTTGATCAATTATGGATACAATTTCTTGGTAAAAAACTTGAGGCAACAAACAAGCAAAGTATTTGATGTTCCCCATCAGCGTATGGTCAAAGTGGGAATGATTTATGAACTATAG